The genomic region CGAATCGGTTTTGCCACCATTGTTCAAGTTCGCATCCATGTTTTGACCTCAATGCATTCAGACTGGTTTCTGTTAAAGCGAGATTGGCTGAATAGGGTTTGCCCGTTAGGGCGGTTGCAACTATGACCTTTCCTTGGCCTCGAATAATATGCGATCGCTCTTTGGTGAGGGTTCTACTTGAAAAACTGGGTTTCTGCCCTAAGTTTCTGCCTAACACCAAGCGTTAGTCAAGAAACCCGGTTTCTGACCCTCCTGCTAATCTGCTGGTTTTCTTTCTAATTGACCTAAGATAATCAGGCTTTCTAAGTCTTCTAACGCTCCGGGTAAATATTGGTATATTTCCCCTCAAAAGGTATGGATATTTTGGATGAATCTTACACCAGTCAAGACAATATGGTATAATGGTAGAAATTTTATACCTTGGTATTGGCAATGGGAATGAACATTAAAGACCCTGATGTCCATGCAATGACTAAGGAATTAGCCAACCTGACTGGGCTGAGTCTGACCGCAGCAGTGAAGATGGCGGTGGAACGGGCATTAATTCAAGCCAGAGCCGAACACCAGCGGCCAAAGTCTCGCTCTATTGAGCGGAATCTGACTGAGATTTCTTTGCGCTGTGCGGCTTTACCAGATGGCGATCGCCGCAGTATGGACGAGATTCTCGGTTACGATGAGTTTGGCTTGCCGTCTTGATGGTTATCGATACATCGGCGATCGCCGCAATTTTGTTTGACGAACCAGAACGGGCGGATTTTATTAGCAAAAATCAGGTGGATTTTGCCGCTTTAGCTTGGCGAAATTATGGCAAAGGTCGGCATCCTGCGGGACTAAACTGTGGGGACTGCTTTGCTTATGCTCTGGCTAAGGCTACAGGGGAGCCACTGCTGTTTAAAGGGGCTGATTTCTCTCAAACTGATATTGCGATGTGTTGAGTAGTGGTTGATTGATGCGATCGCAGACGCAGGAATCGATCGCTGGCTTCGCCCCTACTCCCATATACCCTACACCCTACACCCCGGCTTAAATAAACCTCTCCCGCGACCATCCCCACGACTACAAAGGCTAACCCTATCCAAGCCCCCAGGGCACCCCAAACCAAAATATTCAGAGCAATGAACACCGTCACCCCAATATAGGTGCTGGCAACTTGGGCGTGAGTCCACCCGGATTGCTGCAATCGTTGATACAAATGACTCCGATGGGCTTTGAAGATGTTTTCCCGGCGCATCAGGCGGCGAACCAGGGTATAGATGGCGTCGGCGCTGAGGGGGAGGGTGATGGTGAGGGCTGTCCAGGCTTGCATCGAGTTGTCTGCGTTGAGGAGAGAAATGGCCACTGTTGCGCCGAGGATCGTACTGCCTACATCCCCCATAAAGATTTTGGCGGGGGACCAGTTCCACCACAGGAAGCCCAGGAGGGCAGCAACCATGAGCCACCAGAGGGGTTGCTGGAGGTAGGAGATGTCCAGAAGGTTTTGGCGAACCTAGCAGGCGGAATGCTTCGCCCGCCCTACGGTAGCCAATTTTCATCCAGAACTTGCTCTAGAGTGAAGCAAGGGTCTTCAGGAACGATCTCTGAATTGAAACCTGTGGCATCGAGAAATAGTTTCCGCCCATTCTGATATTCCTGAATAAAGTTTTCCTGGAGATAGTTTTTGAGACTGGGACTATCTTTGAGGATGAGTTGAATCTGCAAGCGAAAATTTCTAATCTCTAATCTCCAGCCTCGAATACAAGTTTCTCGTTCTTGTTCCCAATATTTGACTTTGAGCAAGTGTTCGCACAGTCGCATGAGGTAGCTACAAATAGCCCGTTTGTCTCTTTTGCCCAAACTTTTTATCTCTTCAATCAAATTCTCTAGGTCGATATGGCTGAAATCGTGGGTTTGCAACTGGGCGATCGTTTGTTCCAACCAAAGTTGATAGTCTGTATCGTATAAGGTTAATGTTGATTTCATTTCGATGCCACAAGTTGTTTTTAAATCTGTGCGGGACAATATTTTAATTTTATTTTACGCAGCCCCAGGACCAGTGGGGAGTTTTTATGCGATCGCCTTTGCTGGCGACGATCGAGCCCAAGCCGCCGCCGCGTGGGTTGGAATGGCTCAAATTTCTCGCTCTTTGCTCTCAGTTCTTCAATCCTTTAACCACCTCAATCACTCGCTCTAGCTCTTCTGGCGTTAAATTAGAGCCAGAGGGCAAGCATAAGCCAGTTTCAAATAAGTATTCTGCAACTTCACCCCCAATACATTCACATCCAGCAAACACGGGTTGTAGGTGCAGGGGTTTCCAAACGGGACGCGCTTCGATTTGCTGTTCGGCGAGGGCTAGGCGGACTTGTTCGCGATCGCATCCAAATGCTTTTGGGTCTATAGTCAGACAAGTTAGCCAGCGAGTTGATCTGCCAAAAGCAGCTTCCGGCATGAACTCGATTCCGGGTAATCTGCCTAAAGCCTGTTGGTAAACTTCAAAGTTATGGCGTCTGGCATTTACACGGTCTCTCAAAACCTGCAACTGACCCCGACCAATTCCAGCGAGAACATTGCTGAGGCGATAGTTATAGCCGATTTCTGAATGTTGGTAATGAGGGGCAGGGTCGCGGGCTTGGGTTGCTAGGAAACGGGCTTTAGCAACTAGGTCGGGGGCTTCGGAAACGAGCATCCCACCGCCAGAGGTGGTGATGATTTTGTTGCCGTTGAAGGAATAGATGCCAATTTTGCCAAACGTTCCAGGAGATCGTCCTTTATAGGTTGCGCCGAGGGCTTCTGCGGCATCTTCGATGAGAGGGATATTATAGTAGTTGCAGATTTCTAGAATGGCGTCAATGTCAGCACTTTGTCCGTAGAGATGGACGAGTACCACTGCTTTGGGGAGTTTGCCCGTTTTAGCCCGGTGGTCTAGGGCTTCTTGGAGTAAGTCTGGATTCATATTCCAGGAGGTGCGATCGCTGTCAATAAAAATAGGTTTTGCGCCTAGGTAGGTAATCGGACTGGCAGTGGCAATAAAGGTAAGGGTAGAGCAAAAAACTTCATCCCCAGGTTCAATGCCAATCAGTCGGAGGGCAAGATGCAGGGCAGCCGTGCCAGAACTGAGAGCAGCAGCGTGGGAAGTGCCGACGACTTGGCAAAATTCTTGCTCGAAGGCATCTACATGGGGACCGACTGGGGCGATCCAGTTGGTGTCAAAGGCTTCTTTGACAAATTCGAGTTCGGAGTCACCCATGTGTGGGGTTGAGAGTAGGATTTGTTTAGGCATCTGCCCTTACTGTGAGTAGTTATTCTGGATAATTTTAGCTGGGCAGCCGTAAGCTAAACAATTAGAAGGTAGAGATTTAACAACAACGGAGCCAGCGCCACAAGTGGTATGTTCTTCGATTTCAACCGAAGGGCAAACACTACTACCAACTCCTAAGAATACGCCCTTGTCTAGCTGAACTTGACCGCAAAGAGAGCAGCCTGGGGCGATGTGGCAGTAATCACCAATGATACAATCGTGGTCAATTGTAGCTCCAGTATTAATAATAACGTGATGCCCAATCTTAGTGTCAGTATTGATTACAGCATTCGCCATTACCACAGTACCAGGAGCAATATCTACGCCTAAAGCGATTTTAGCTGAAGGATGAACAGCCGTTGTAAAAGAAAAACCTCGATCGTTTAGTTTTTGAGCAATCTTTTGGCGAATGCGGTTATTGCCAATACAAACAATCCACTGACTATGAAGCGAAACAGTGGGTAGGAGTTGTGAAGCTAGGTAAATAGGGACTCCATGAATTTGCTCAATTCCAGCAGGAGGATTGTCATCAACAAATGCTGTGACAGACCTTTGTTGTTTTAGCAGGATATCTAATATAACTTTGGCGTGTCCGCCACAACCATAGAGATAGATGTTCAATATGTATAACCTCTATTTTGTTGAGGAACGATTGCCTTGAAACTCACTCATAGTGACGTGGTTGGCTGCTGATATCCCTTCACGTTTGAATACTTTAATAACCGTTAAAAATATAATTTTTAGGTCTAGCCAGAGGCTCCAATTGTCAACATACCAGACATCTAGTTTAAACTTTTCTTCCCAGCTTATTGCATTCCGTCCATTCACCTGCGCCCAGCCAGTAATCCCTGGTTTGACTTCATGGCGACGGGCTTGTTCGCTGTTGTAGCGATTTAAGTAGGCTACCAGTAGGGGACGTGGGCCAACAAAGCTCATATCCCCTTTTAAAACATTCCAAAGTTGGGGGAGTTCGTCGAGACTGGTCTGGCGAAGAAATTGGCCGATGGCTGTCAGGCGTTTCTCGTCAGGAAGAAGGTTGCCGTCAGAATCCCGCTCATTACTCATAGTTCTGAATTTATAGAAAGTAAAAATTTGCTCATCTTTCCCAGGTCTTTGTTGTGCAAAGAAAATTGGATAACCCATGCATAGGTAGATAGCAATTATCATGACTAGCATTAAAGGAGACAGCAGGAAAAACGATAATAGGGATAAGGCTCTATCTATAATCCATTTTATACAACGGGACAACTGCTTTTTGTTTTTTACTTCACTCATTTTTTGACTTTTATGAAACCATTTCCTCTATTAAGGTATTCAGTCTTTTTCCCAACGATTGATAACTATGATATTTCTCCACATAAGCACGACCTCTTTGACCCATTTCTAATCGTTCTTGTGGTGAGAGGGATGCCAGTGTTTTTATCGCATCAGCCATTGCGTTTGGATCTTCCGGAGGGACTGTAATACCAGCATTAGCTTCTGCTACAGGGTTATTACGAGCAGCGCAGCCAAAAACTATAGGCTTGCTTGATGCCAAATACTCGAATAGTTTATTTAAACTAATGCCATATTTGTAAATATTTAAATCAAGAAGATTCAAGACAAGAATATCTGCCTCTTCCATTGTTTGAGGCACTTCTTTGCGTTTGATTTTTTTCTCTAGTTTTACGTTTTTTAAGCTCAGTTTTTCGATTTTTGATTGTAGTAGTTTCTTTTGAGGACCTTCTCCAATAAAGCGCCAGTAAAATTCTCTTTGGTCTAATCTTGCTGCTGCTTCAATTAATGTATCTAGAGCATTTGCTTTTCCATGAGAACCTAAATACATCACTGTGAAATTTTCAGTATTTTTAGAGTTTTTTGAGATCAATTTAAATTTGTCTAATTCGACCCCATTTGGTAAATACTCAATAATTTTTGAATGACCCCCATGTTGAATAATATATTCATTTGCATAGGGAAGTAAAGTTATGATTTTATCTGCTTTCTTATATAAATACTTTTCTAATAGTCTAAAAATAATAGATAATGGATGATATTTTCCAAGGACTTTCATATCTATTAATGTTTGAGGCCATAGGTCTCGAACTTCAAAGAAAAAAGGTACATGGAAGCGATTGGCAAGTCTTTCAGCAGCCCAGACCGCAAAAAGATGAACAGAGGAACCAATCACTATATCCGGTACTTCTGTATTTAACTCTTGCGGTAACTGTAAAACTTGCCATGTAAAGTACAACATATTCCACAAACGGCTAATGCCATTTTTTTTATATATAGGTGTCGGCAAAAAAAGAAAATTGACACCTTCTTTTTTATCAGGCTCAATTAATCTAACTGCTGGGGAGTGACGATATTGAGAATTTACTAAATGATGGGTCTGAGCAGCGATAATAGTTACTTGATGACCTAGCTTGACCAATTCTTTTGCTAATGAATAATGACGAGTACTTGATCCTCTTTCCGGAGAGGTCGCATAATGGTTAACGATCCAAATTTTCATGCACTTCCCAGTAATACTTTAATGATTTTGTCTGCTGCCGTCCCATCACCATATAAATATTGAAAATCTGTATCCTGTGTAAAGGATGCCAGTTTTTTTACTTTCTTTTCCGAATTAAGAATCGCGTCTTGATGGGAGCCAACAAGAATATTTAACCCCGATGTAACTAATTCTACCCATTCTGTTTCCTCTCGCAATGTCACGCAGGGCTTACGAAAAAAAAATGCTTCTTTTTGTAATCCACCGCTATCAGTAAATACTCCTTGGCAGTGAGATAGCAGAGTAATCATATCAAAATAACCTACTGGGTCCATTCTCCTAACTTTAGAGCTATAATCACTTCCCAGTAGCTTACGAGTTCGAGGATGTAATGGCAAAACTACAGGAGTAGTTTCGGAAATGGTGTTGAGAGCATCCATGATGTTACTAAAACGAACTGGGTCGTCAGTATTTTCTGCTCTATGCACTGTTGCTAAATAAAAATTGCCGCTCAGTTCATCAATCAGTGACGATATCTTATCCGTGGGTTTGGCAATTTTGCGGTAAAACAAAACCGCATCATACATCACATCCCCGACATTGGTGATTAGGGCTTGTGTTCTTTCGACTATGCCTTCATTCTGTAAATTTTTAACAGCAGTCTCCGTAGGACAAAATAACCACTTAGAAATCTGGTCAGTTAACACTCGATTGACTTCTTCTGGCATCTTCATATTAAAAGAGCGTAGCCCTGCTTCCACATGAGCAACAGGAATATGTAGCTTGACTGCTGCTAGAGCGCCTGCTAGAGTGGAGTTAGTATCTCCATAGACCAGAACCACATCAGGTTTTTCTTGGAGAATCACCTCCTCAATTTTTTCCAGCATTCGCCCAGTCATGGCACCATGTGAACTCCCACCAATTCCTAGATGGTAGTTAGGCTGAGATATTTGCATCTCTGAAAAAAATACATCTGACATATTCTGGTCGTAGTGCTGACCTGTATGTACGAGAACCTCATGTATAGTTAGTTGGTACAGGCTTTGATTATATTGCTCAATAGCTCGCGAAACTGATGCCGCTTTAATAAACTGTGGTCTAGCACCAACGATAGTTAAGAGTTTCATCATAATTGATTAATACAAACATCGTAGTATTTAGCTAATTTAGCTATACCGAGCATTACTCCATAGCCTTTTTCAGGTAGTCGATCTTCTCCTAGCAAATCTTTAAAATCTTGCCACGGTTTGCAATCGTAAGGTGACATTTCCATCCATAAAGGTATAAATGTTAGAGAACGAG from Oxynema aestuarii AP17 harbors:
- a CDS encoding glycosyltransferase family 4 protein, whose product is MKIWIVNHYATSPERGSSTRHYSLAKELVKLGHQVTIIAAQTHHLVNSQYRHSPAVRLIEPDKKEGVNFLFLPTPIYKKNGISRLWNMLYFTWQVLQLPQELNTEVPDIVIGSSVHLFAVWAAERLANRFHVPFFFEVRDLWPQTLIDMKVLGKYHPLSIIFRLLEKYLYKKADKIITLLPYANEYIIQHGGHSKIIEYLPNGVELDKFKLISKNSKNTENFTVMYLGSHGKANALDTLIEAAARLDQREFYWRFIGEGPQKKLLQSKIEKLSLKNVKLEKKIKRKEVPQTMEEADILVLNLLDLNIYKYGISLNKLFEYLASSKPIVFGCAARNNPVAEANAGITVPPEDPNAMADAIKTLASLSPQERLEMGQRGRAYVEKYHSYQSLGKRLNTLIEEMVS
- a CDS encoding type II toxin-antitoxin system VapC family toxin; the protein is MMVIDTSAIAAILFDEPERADFISKNQVDFAALAWRNYGKGRHPAGLNCGDCFAYALAKATGEPLLFKGADFSQTDIAMC
- a CDS encoding aminotransferase class I/II-fold pyridoxal phosphate-dependent enzyme, with the translated sequence MGDSELEFVKEAFDTNWIAPVGPHVDAFEQEFCQVVGTSHAAALSSGTAALHLALRLIGIEPGDEVFCSTLTFIATASPITYLGAKPIFIDSDRTSWNMNPDLLQEALDHRAKTGKLPKAVVLVHLYGQSADIDAILEICNYYNIPLIEDAAEALGATYKGRSPGTFGKIGIYSFNGNKIITTSGGGMLVSEAPDLVAKARFLATQARDPAPHYQHSEIGYNYRLSNVLAGIGRGQLQVLRDRVNARRHNFEVYQQALGRLPGIEFMPEAAFGRSTRWLTCLTIDPKAFGCDREQVRLALAEQQIEARPVWKPLHLQPVFAGCECIGGEVAEYLFETGLCLPSGSNLTPEELERVIEVVKGLKN
- a CDS encoding DUF29 domain-containing protein, which codes for MKSTLTLYDTDYQLWLEQTIAQLQTHDFSHIDLENLIEEIKSLGKRDKRAICSYLMRLCEHLLKVKYWEQERETCIRGWRLEIRNFRLQIQLILKDSPSLKNYLQENFIQEYQNGRKLFLDATGFNSEIVPEDPCFTLEQVLDENWLP
- a CDS encoding sugar transferase → MSEVKNKKQLSRCIKWIIDRALSLLSFFLLSPLMLVMIIAIYLCMGYPIFFAQQRPGKDEQIFTFYKFRTMSNERDSDGNLLPDEKRLTAIGQFLRQTSLDELPQLWNVLKGDMSFVGPRPLLVAYLNRYNSEQARRHEVKPGITGWAQVNGRNAISWEEKFKLDVWYVDNWSLWLDLKIIFLTVIKVFKREGISAANHVTMSEFQGNRSSTK
- a CDS encoding acetyltransferase — its product is MNIYLYGCGGHAKVILDILLKQQRSVTAFVDDNPPAGIEQIHGVPIYLASQLLPTVSLHSQWIVCIGNNRIRQKIAQKLNDRGFSFTTAVHPSAKIALGVDIAPGTVVMANAVINTDTKIGHHVIINTGATIDHDCIIGDYCHIAPGCSLCGQVQLDKGVFLGVGSSVCPSVEIEEHTTCGAGSVVVKSLPSNCLAYGCPAKIIQNNYSQ
- the wecB gene encoding non-hydrolyzing UDP-N-acetylglucosamine 2-epimerase, whose product is MMKLLTIVGARPQFIKAASVSRAIEQYNQSLYQLTIHEVLVHTGQHYDQNMSDVFFSEMQISQPNYHLGIGGSSHGAMTGRMLEKIEEVILQEKPDVVLVYGDTNSTLAGALAAVKLHIPVAHVEAGLRSFNMKMPEEVNRVLTDQISKWLFCPTETAVKNLQNEGIVERTQALITNVGDVMYDAVLFYRKIAKPTDKISSLIDELSGNFYLATVHRAENTDDPVRFSNIMDALNTISETTPVVLPLHPRTRKLLGSDYSSKVRRMDPVGYFDMITLLSHCQGVFTDSGGLQKEAFFFRKPCVTLREETEWVELVTSGLNILVGSHQDAILNSEKKVKKLASFTQDTDFQYLYGDGTAADKIIKVLLGSA
- a CDS encoding type II toxin-antitoxin system VapB family antitoxin, coding for MNIKDPDVHAMTKELANLTGLSLTAAVKMAVERALIQARAEHQRPKSRSIERNLTEISLRCAALPDGDRRSMDEILGYDEFGLPS